A section of the Anabaena cylindrica PCC 7122 genome encodes:
- a CDS encoding aspartate aminotransferase family protein, whose translation MQVTTLDMKQQHLTALIERYTKRTQTSKQMTQAYRPLLADPRVPDWFNLSTKEMCYLIVGKKSKGSRIWDIDNNEYVDIIMGFGANLLGHNPQFIQEAIIEQLEKGIPLGPQSEVVGEVAKLISEMTGMERVAFSNTGTEAVMTAIRLARAATKRNKIVIFSGAYHGHFDGTLAKAQTNKNPEAVPITPGVLPGMIEDVLILDYGSSQSLEIIKTYQDELAAVLVEPIQTRRPDLQPQEFLQQLRQLTQKSGITLIFDEMITGFRLHLGGAQSWFGVEADIATYGKVVGGGMPIGVIAGKATYMDKIDGGMWNYGDTSSPEVERTFFAGTHCKHPLSMAAAWAVLKYLKLQGSSLQAELNQRTSQYVERLNVFFAAKHLPIRMANFGSFFGPVFREEFLSGDVASIMMGLDLLRYHLFDRGVLLRGEGGGFLSTSHTDEDVDYIVQAMKDSINEIQAAGFLP comes from the coding sequence ATGCAAGTAACAACACTAGATATGAAACAGCAACATTTAACAGCGTTAATTGAACGCTATACCAAACGGACACAGACTTCAAAACAAATGACCCAAGCCTATCGTCCTTTACTAGCTGACCCCAGAGTACCAGACTGGTTTAATCTTTCCACAAAAGAGATGTGCTATCTAATTGTGGGAAAAAAATCTAAAGGATCTCGGATTTGGGACATTGATAACAATGAATATGTAGATATCATCATGGGATTTGGAGCCAATCTTTTAGGTCACAATCCACAGTTTATTCAAGAAGCAATTATAGAGCAACTGGAGAAAGGAATACCTCTGGGACCCCAATCAGAAGTAGTTGGTGAAGTAGCTAAATTAATTAGTGAAATGACAGGTATGGAACGAGTCGCTTTCAGTAATACAGGTACAGAAGCTGTAATGACAGCGATTCGTTTGGCGAGGGCGGCTACAAAGCGCAATAAAATTGTTATATTTTCGGGCGCTTATCATGGTCATTTTGATGGAACTTTAGCTAAAGCCCAAACGAATAAAAATCCTGAGGCAGTACCAATAACACCTGGAGTTTTGCCAGGTATGATTGAAGATGTCTTGATTTTAGATTATGGGAGTTCTCAGTCATTAGAGATTATCAAAACTTATCAAGATGAATTAGCAGCTGTCTTAGTTGAACCTATACAGACGCGACGACCAGATTTACAGCCTCAAGAATTTCTACAACAACTCAGACAACTAACACAAAAATCAGGCATAACTTTAATTTTTGATGAAATGATAACTGGTTTCCGCTTGCATTTGGGCGGCGCTCAGTCCTGGTTTGGTGTGGAAGCAGATATAGCAACTTACGGTAAAGTTGTTGGCGGAGGAATGCCGATTGGTGTGATTGCTGGCAAAGCTACTTATATGGATAAAATTGATGGTGGTATGTGGAATTATGGTGATACTTCTTCCCCTGAAGTAGAAAGAACATTTTTTGCTGGTACTCACTGTAAGCATCCACTATCTATGGCTGCGGCTTGGGCAGTTCTTAAGTATTTGAAATTGCAAGGTTCTTCCTTACAAGCAGAATTAAATCAACGAACTTCACAATATGTAGAAAGACTAAACGTCTTTTTTGCAGCCAAGCATTTACCTATCCGCATGGCTAATTTTGGCTCATTTTTTGGGCCAGTTTTTCGGGAAGAATTTTTGTCTGGGGACGTTGCTTCTATAATGATGGGTCTGGATTTATTGCGCTATCACCTGTTTGATAGAGGAGTTTTGCTGCGAGGAGAGGGCGGTGGTTTCTTATCCACATCTCATACAGATGAAGATGTTGACTATATTGTACAGGCGATGAAAGATAGCATCAATGAAATACAAGCGGCAGGGTTTTTGCCCTAA
- a CDS encoding class I SAM-dependent methyltransferase — MNSQMRYTDYDPWAWLYNESEAHLASRRLLPKLEQLVLSHLPVGGQILDLCCGTGQLTNLLILKGYQVTGLDGSEKMLHYAQKNAPNAKFLLGDARSFELPNTFDAVICTDSALNHIMSLEELKSVFRNVYAAMKENTRFFFDLGLENRYRNIVFNDGELQQNYAWSVGETYNAEAKTGTFTITIFQPNNGQSSKKYQQIDLILKQIKRAVYNNLLRYLKPSTLLQLLDRDWEHSAITFSVKPYSQAEIKSALSEVGFTNVNAYNHQLGLATAKDNKLAYFVAHKSKKS, encoded by the coding sequence ATGAATTCACAAATGCGCTACACAGATTACGACCCTTGGGCTTGGTTATATAACGAATCAGAAGCACACCTAGCCTCTCGCCGTTTATTACCAAAATTGGAACAATTAGTCTTATCACATCTTCCTGTTGGAGGGCAAATTCTTGACCTTTGTTGTGGTACTGGACAATTAACAAATCTGCTAATTCTCAAAGGTTATCAAGTAACTGGACTTGATGGTTCAGAAAAAATGTTGCACTATGCTCAAAAAAATGCACCTAATGCTAAATTTCTTTTAGGTGATGCACGCTCATTTGAATTACCAAATACTTTTGATGCAGTTATCTGCACTGATTCTGCTCTTAACCATATTATGAGTCTTGAAGAACTTAAAAGTGTTTTTCGTAATGTATATGCAGCCATGAAGGAAAACACTAGATTCTTTTTTGATTTAGGTCTTGAAAACCGATATCGCAACATAGTATTCAATGATGGTGAACTCCAACAAAACTATGCATGGAGTGTTGGCGAAACCTATAATGCAGAAGCCAAAACAGGTACATTTACAATCACTATCTTTCAACCAAATAATGGTCAATCAAGTAAAAAATATCAACAAATTGACTTGATTTTAAAGCAGATAAAACGCGCTGTTTACAATAATCTTTTGCGCTATCTGAAACCCTCAACATTATTACAACTACTAGATCGAGACTGGGAACATTCTGCAATTACTTTTTCTGTAAAACCTTATTCTCAAGCCGAGATTAAATCAGCATTATCAGAAGTTGGTTTTACAAATGTTAATGCCTATAATCATCAACTTGGTTTAGCTACTGCCAAGGACAATAAATTAGCATATTTTGTAGCTCACAAATCAAAAAAATCATAG
- a CDS encoding non-ribosomal peptide synthetase, whose product MKTIDEFLSYLYSLDVTLWVEDQRLRCNAPEEVLTPNLSSQISERKSEILEFLTQTKLTFNSQTQSIIPISRTKNIPLSFAQQRLWFINQMEQNSSFYNIPAAVRLVGLLNLPAFEQSCNEIIRRHEVLRTNFQALDGQPFQVFHPFSPRVLPVVNLRDLSQEEREMEVLHLAREEAQKPFNLAQDPLLRITILCLDEDEYVVLLTMHHIISDAWSIGVFLGELKNLYTAFCKAKPSPLPELSIQYADFASWQRQWLQGDVLSAQLTYWRQQLGGNLPILQLPTDRPRPRVQTFRGASKSFCLSFELTETLKVLSQTKEVTLFMTLLTVFKVLLYRYTSQVDLLVGSPIANRNRVEIEGLIGFFVNTLVLRTDLSGNPTFWELLGRVRQVTWEAYDHQDLPFEKLIEELQPERDLSYSPLFQTMFVLQNTPGLDIILPDLTITPLAQTNSTAKLDLILDMRETSTGLVGVLEYNTDLFDDVTISRMVEHFQTLVLGIVNHPEQRIGELPLLTISEQHQLLVEWNDTQTDYPPDLCFHELFAAQVAQTPDAVAVVFGDQYLTYLQLNQRANQLAQYLQKLGVVPETIVGICVERSLDMIVALLGILKAGGAYLPLDPAYPQERLAFMLSDSQIPILLTTQNLVTRLPDYSGQIISLDVNWEKISQYSDENPISGVTTKNLAYLIYTSGSTGNPKGVLVNHEGLVNLTQDKIRTCRVKPDSRVLQFFSFSFDASIPEIVMALGSGAALHLATPEELQPGIPLMRLLREQAITHITILPSVLAALTPEDLPALQMVLVGGEAPSVEMIEQWSKERLFINAYGPTETTVNASMVECGNGGQISPTIRPAANKQLYILDSQHQLVPVGVVGEVYIGGVGLARGYLNLPEKTAEAFISNPFNHQPGSRLYKTGDLGCYLKDGNIKLLGRIDHQVKIRGFRIELGEVEVLLSQHPAVRETVVVVQDHLGEKRLVAYVVPESETIPNTSDLRRFIEKTLPKYMVPAVFVILSGLPLNPNGKVDRRALPVPEMIRPELDAVYVAPRNPIESILAEIFAQVLRVEQVGVDDDFFELGGHSLLATQLIARLFKTFQVELTVIDLFEVPTVAGLAERIENIQIRGIVPENNDEILALLRADAVLDSTIYPPTVVTQNCEVNSILLTGATGFLGAFLLHELLQQTSAVIYCLVREKDSDSARQKLQKCLESYLLGDEDYSHRVIPVLGDLSQAFLGVGEAEFQKMAECIDVIYHNGAWVNHASPYSLLKTTNVFGTQEVLRLACEVKTKPVHFMSATSVFSAVGDSGVKVVREEDNIDDGQLPLGGYNQSKWVAEKLVTEAGLRGLPVCIYRLGRISGHSQTGVFNVNDFLYRLIIGCVQLGSIPDQGMMLDIMPVDYTSQAIVHLSKQSASWNQAFHFVHPQPVCSSVLFEKMRSLGYSIQQVCYDQWHTQLLNIAENSPEHALYPLVSLFPSRFSPAKTTDNTVLKFDCQNTLNGLTGTSITCPPIDERLLNTYISYLIDHGFLASISVH is encoded by the coding sequence ACTATTGATGAATTTTTATCTTATCTTTATAGTTTGGATGTAACACTTTGGGTAGAAGATCAACGCCTACGTTGTAATGCTCCAGAGGAAGTATTGACACCAAACCTCAGCAGTCAGATTTCTGAACGCAAATCTGAAATTTTGGAGTTTCTCACTCAAACAAAACTAACTTTCAATTCACAAACTCAGTCTATTATTCCCATTTCTCGAACAAAAAATATTCCCTTATCTTTTGCCCAACAACGGCTTTGGTTCATTAACCAAATGGAACAAAATAGTTCCTTTTACAACATACCTGCTGCTGTGCGTTTGGTTGGTTTATTGAATTTACCCGCTTTTGAACAAAGCTGTAACGAAATCATCCGTCGTCATGAAGTTCTGCGTACTAATTTCCAGGCTTTAGACGGTCAGCCATTCCAGGTATTTCACCCATTTTCTCCCAGGGTGCTACCAGTTGTAAATCTGCGAGATTTGAGTCAAGAAGAGCGAGAAATGGAAGTTTTACATTTAGCTCGTGAGGAAGCTCAAAAACCTTTTAATTTGGCTCAAGATCCACTACTGCGAATTACCATTTTGTGTCTAGATGAGGATGAGTATGTAGTGCTGTTGACTATGCACCACATTATCTCTGATGCCTGGTCTATAGGGGTTTTCCTGGGGGAATTAAAGAATTTGTATACAGCTTTCTGTAAAGCAAAACCCTCACCGCTTCCAGAATTATCTATCCAATATGCTGACTTTGCCTCATGGCAGCGTCAGTGGTTACAGGGTGATGTACTATCGGCTCAACTTACTTACTGGAGGCAACAACTTGGTGGTAATTTACCCATATTACAATTGCCTACAGACCGTCCTCGTCCCAGAGTTCAGACTTTCCGAGGTGCAAGTAAATCTTTTTGTTTGTCTTTTGAACTGACTGAGACGCTGAAGGTGCTGAGTCAAACGAAAGAAGTTACTCTTTTTATGACTCTACTAACGGTATTTAAAGTCTTACTTTATCGTTACACTTCTCAAGTAGATTTATTAGTTGGTTCACCTATTGCTAACCGGAATCGGGTGGAGATTGAAGGATTGATTGGCTTTTTTGTCAATACTTTGGTGTTGCGTACCGACCTTTCTGGCAACCCAACTTTTTGGGAATTACTCGGTCGGGTGCGACAGGTAACTTGGGAAGCTTACGATCATCAAGATTTGCCTTTTGAAAAATTGATAGAGGAGTTGCAACCTGAGCGGGATTTGAGCTACAGTCCTTTGTTTCAGACGATGTTTGTGTTACAAAATACGCCTGGTCTAGATATTATACTTCCCGATTTAACTATTACTCCCCTAGCCCAAACAAACTCTACTGCTAAGTTAGATTTAATTCTAGATATGCGTGAAACTTCCACAGGATTGGTGGGGGTATTAGAATACAACACAGATTTGTTTGATGATGTAACTATTTCCCGCATGGTGGAGCATTTTCAAACTTTGGTTTTGGGTATCGTTAATCATCCAGAACAGCGAATTGGGGAATTACCTTTATTGACGATATCTGAACAGCATCAGTTGTTGGTGGAGTGGAATGATACCCAAACCGATTATCCCCCAGATTTGTGTTTCCATGAGTTATTTGCAGCCCAAGTTGCACAAACTCCAGATGCAGTTGCCGTAGTTTTTGGGGATCAATATTTAACCTATCTTCAGTTAAATCAACGGGCTAATCAACTGGCACAATACTTGCAAAAGCTGGGTGTAGTACCTGAGACTATTGTGGGAATTTGTGTAGAGCGATCGCTAGATATGATCGTAGCATTATTGGGCATCCTCAAAGCTGGTGGGGCTTATCTACCCTTAGATCCTGCATACCCCCAAGAACGTTTGGCTTTTATGTTGTCAGATTCCCAAATCCCGATTTTATTGACAACTCAGAATTTAGTTACAAGACTACCTGATTATTCAGGACAAATAATTTCCTTAGATGTAAACTGGGAAAAAATTAGTCAATACAGTGATGAAAACCCAATAAGTGGCGTAACAACCAAAAACCTAGCTTATCTAATTTACACCTCTGGTTCTACGGGAAATCCCAAGGGTGTGTTAGTTAATCATGAGGGATTGGTAAACTTAACCCAAGACAAAATTCGTACTTGTCGTGTCAAACCTGATAGTCGCGTCCTCCAGTTTTTCTCCTTCAGTTTTGATGCTTCTATCCCCGAAATAGTTATGGCACTTGGTTCTGGTGCAGCCCTCCACTTGGCAACGCCAGAGGAGTTACAGCCAGGAATACCTTTAATGCGGTTATTGCGTGAACAAGCTATCACCCATATCACCATACTTCCATCAGTACTAGCAGCCTTAACGCCTGAAGATTTACCGGCATTGCAAATGGTGTTAGTCGGAGGAGAAGCGCCTTCTGTAGAAATGATTGAACAATGGTCAAAGGAGCGACTATTTATTAACGCCTATGGCCCCACTGAAACGACGGTAAACGCCAGTATGGTGGAATGTGGTAATGGGGGGCAAATATCGCCTACTATTCGTCCTGCTGCCAATAAGCAGTTATATATTTTAGATAGCCAGCATCAACTTGTGCCTGTGGGAGTTGTGGGTGAAGTATACATTGGTGGAGTTGGTTTGGCGCGTGGTTATCTCAACCTTCCCGAAAAAACTGCGGAAGCTTTTATTTCTAACCCTTTTAATCATCAGCCAGGCAGCCGTCTTTACAAAACTGGGGATTTAGGTTGTTATCTCAAAGATGGTAACATCAAGCTTCTTGGTCGTATCGATCATCAAGTTAAAATTCGTGGTTTTCGCATTGAATTGGGAGAGGTTGAAGTGTTGCTTTCCCAACATCCAGCAGTCCGAGAAACTGTGGTTGTAGTTCAGGATCATCTTGGTGAAAAACGTCTGGTGGCTTATGTTGTTCCTGAGTCAGAAACTATTCCTAATACTAGTGATTTACGCCGCTTCATTGAAAAAACTTTGCCCAAGTATATGGTTCCTGCGGTTTTTGTAATCTTGTCAGGCTTACCATTGAATCCTAATGGTAAAGTAGACCGTCGAGCTTTACCAGTACCTGAGATGATTCGACCTGAGTTAGATGCAGTTTATGTTGCTCCTCGTAACCCAATAGAGTCGATTTTGGCTGAAATTTTTGCTCAGGTGCTGCGGGTTGAACAGGTGGGGGTTGATGATGATTTCTTTGAGTTGGGAGGACATTCATTACTGGCAACACAATTAATTGCTCGGTTGTTCAAGACTTTTCAGGTGGAGTTAACGGTGATAGATCTGTTTGAAGTGCCGACTGTTGCAGGTTTGGCTGAACGGATCGAAAATATCCAAATTAGGGGAATTGTACCTGAAAATAATGATGAAATTTTAGCATTGCTGAGGGCTGATGCTGTTTTAGATTCGACAATTTATCCTCCAACTGTAGTCACCCAAAACTGTGAAGTTAATTCTATTTTATTAACTGGAGCAACTGGTTTTTTGGGAGCTTTTTTACTGCACGAACTTCTGCAACAAACATCGGCGGTTATTTACTGTTTGGTGAGAGAAAAAGATAGTGATTCAGCTAGGCAAAAGCTACAAAAATGCTTGGAGTCTTATTTACTTGGGGATGAAGATTATAGTCATAGAGTTATTCCTGTGCTTGGAGATTTATCTCAGGCTTTTTTGGGTGTTGGTGAAGCAGAGTTTCAAAAGATGGCTGAGTGCATTGATGTAATTTATCATAATGGCGCTTGGGTAAATCATGCTTCTCCTTACTCGTTACTGAAAACTACCAATGTTTTTGGAACTCAAGAAGTTCTGCGGTTAGCTTGTGAGGTGAAAACGAAACCTGTACATTTCATGTCTGCTACCAGCGTTTTCTCTGCGGTGGGTGATTCTGGTGTGAAAGTAGTCCGAGAAGAGGATAATATTGATGATGGTCAATTGCCATTGGGTGGTTATAACCAAAGTAAATGGGTTGCCGAAAAATTAGTGACTGAAGCTGGTTTGCGGGGTCTTCCTGTTTGTATTTATCGACTAGGACGCATATCAGGACACAGCCAAACAGGTGTGTTTAATGTCAATGACTTTTTGTACAGGTTAATTATCGGTTGTGTGCAGTTAGGGAGTATTCCAGATCAGGGAATGATGCTGGATATCATGCCGGTAGATTATACCAGTCAGGCGATTGTTCACCTATCAAAGCAATCAGCGTCCTGGAATCAGGCTTTTCACTTCGTTCATCCTCAACCTGTTTGTTCAAGTGTACTATTTGAAAAAATGCGATCGCTTGGATACTCTATTCAGCAAGTTTGTTACGACCAATGGCATACGCAACTACTGAATATAGCCGAAAATTCACCTGAACACGCTTTATATCCCTTGGTTTCACTTTTTCCCAGCAGATTCTCTCCAGCAAAAACCACGGATAATACAGTTTTAAAATTTGATTGTCAAAATACACTCAATGGACTTACAGGTACATCTATTACCTGTCCACCTATTGATGAAAGGTTGCTAAATACCTACATTTCCTATCTCATTGATCATGGTTTTCTCGCTTCTATATCGGTTCATTAG